One Sphingobium sp. CAP-1 genomic region harbors:
- a CDS encoding TonB-dependent receptor yields the protein MLGASILAIVMAGGATSALAQEAPQADAAPQDDSASTIIVTGFRAALQSAVNVKKNAQTIVESVSAEDIGKLPDASIGESIARLPGLTSQRLFGRANSIAIRGASADLSSTTLNGRPQTSTGEQRNVEFDQYPAEVVSRVDVYKTPQANLIHQGLVGTVDIRTIRPLDYGKQMIAVGARGVYADLGKVNADSKDKGYRLTGTYVDQFAGDRIGVALSVAYSDEPYQSKEFEAWGYADTGDGRKVIGGVKPFGVSTQLKRLGVQGSVQMQATDTLLLTFDGFYGDFKDKQIKRGVEVPLFWSAATPVVGSETTDGNFINSGTFTNVEAVVNNHGYERKSTIFSGGFNAKYTGDDGWSASFDFGYSRTDRSELSLESNAGTGPGAGNGATDTLDFVSDRKGTHFTSHLLDYSNPDLMVLTDPLGWGGGAPLGHQEGYYNNRIIDDEIKSYQIEFGKEMEGSFLSKVTVGLGYTDRTKAKTPEEYVLNLANGATSLVLPAQYRLAATDLSFIGLGPVLSYDPFKLLEDGVYQKILNPSKDVPAKAYAVTERVMSAYLMANINQTVGSSELTGNIGVLAQNTEQKSRGFVNLAAADLVPTTRGDNYWDILPSMNLSLRMPSDFVIRLSAAREIQRPRFEDMKVSLDYGYNTSSGVITGTGGNPTLRPYRAWAADLNFEKYFGTKGYLGVQLFAKKLQSYVYRETAAFDYTGLPITLPPGVTDPEGTLTRPVNGKGGKLYGFELAGTVPFEVVTPALDGFGLTGGLGYTKTSIKPGVGASSEDLPDYSRWVANGTLFFEKWGFSARGSVRYRSSFVGQFVGFGGERELRRALSETIVDGQVGYDFQKGSALEGLSLFLQGQNLTDEPFVSVDTGASIQIRNYQTYGRRFMAGFNYRF from the coding sequence ATGCTGGGCGCTTCGATCCTTGCCATCGTCATGGCAGGCGGCGCGACATCGGCATTGGCGCAGGAAGCGCCGCAAGCCGACGCCGCTCCCCAGGATGATTCCGCCAGCACGATCATCGTCACCGGCTTCCGCGCCGCGCTGCAAAGCGCCGTCAATGTCAAGAAGAACGCCCAGACGATCGTGGAATCGGTGTCGGCCGAAGATATCGGCAAGCTGCCCGATGCGTCGATCGGCGAATCCATCGCCCGCCTGCCGGGCCTGACATCGCAGCGTCTGTTCGGCCGCGCCAATTCGATCGCGATCCGTGGCGCCAGCGCCGACCTGTCCTCCACCACGCTCAATGGCCGTCCGCAAACGTCGACCGGCGAACAGCGCAATGTCGAATTCGACCAATATCCGGCGGAAGTCGTCAGCCGTGTCGATGTCTACAAGACGCCGCAGGCGAACCTGATCCATCAGGGGCTGGTCGGCACCGTCGACATCCGCACCATTCGCCCGCTAGACTATGGCAAGCAGATGATCGCCGTGGGCGCCCGCGGCGTCTATGCGGACCTTGGCAAGGTCAATGCCGACAGCAAGGACAAGGGCTATCGCCTGACCGGTACCTATGTCGATCAGTTCGCGGGCGACCGGATCGGCGTCGCCCTGTCGGTCGCCTATAGCGACGAACCCTATCAGTCGAAGGAGTTCGAAGCCTGGGGCTATGCCGACACGGGCGATGGCCGCAAGGTGATCGGCGGGGTGAAACCCTTCGGCGTGTCGACACAGTTGAAGCGCCTGGGCGTTCAGGGCAGCGTGCAGATGCAGGCGACCGACACGCTGCTGCTGACCTTCGACGGCTTCTATGGCGACTTCAAGGACAAGCAGATCAAGCGCGGCGTCGAAGTACCGCTGTTCTGGAGCGCCGCCACACCAGTCGTTGGCAGCGAGACGACCGACGGCAATTTCATCAACAGCGGCACCTTCACCAATGTCGAAGCGGTGGTGAACAACCATGGCTATGAACGCAAGTCGACCATCTTTTCGGGCGGCTTCAATGCCAAATATACCGGCGACGATGGCTGGTCGGCCAGCTTCGACTTTGGCTATTCGCGCACTGACCGCAGCGAATTGTCACTGGAATCCAACGCCGGTACCGGGCCGGGCGCTGGCAATGGCGCCACCGACACCCTGGATTTCGTGAGTGATCGCAAGGGCACGCATTTCACCAGCCATCTGCTGGATTATTCGAACCCCGACCTGATGGTATTAACCGATCCGCTCGGCTGGGGCGGTGGTGCGCCGCTCGGCCATCAGGAAGGCTATTACAACAACCGCATCATCGACGACGAGATCAAGAGCTATCAGATCGAGTTCGGCAAGGAGATGGAGGGCAGCTTCCTGTCGAAGGTCACGGTGGGGCTGGGCTATACCGACCGCACCAAGGCAAAGACGCCGGAAGAATATGTGCTGAACCTGGCCAATGGCGCGACCTCGCTGGTGCTGCCCGCCCAATATCGGCTGGCCGCCACGGACCTCAGCTTCATCGGCCTTGGTCCGGTGCTGAGCTATGATCCGTTCAAGCTGCTGGAGGACGGCGTCTACCAGAAGATTCTCAACCCCAGCAAGGATGTGCCGGCCAAGGCCTATGCCGTGACGGAGCGGGTCATGTCCGCCTATCTGATGGCGAACATCAATCAGACGGTCGGTTCGTCCGAGCTGACCGGCAATATCGGCGTTCTGGCCCAGAATACCGAGCAGAAGTCGCGCGGCTTCGTCAACCTGGCGGCGGCGGACCTGGTGCCGACCACGCGTGGCGACAATTATTGGGACATATTGCCCAGCATGAACCTGTCGCTGCGGATGCCGAGCGACTTCGTGATCCGCCTGTCGGCCGCGCGCGAGATCCAGCGCCCGCGCTTCGAGGATATGAAGGTCAGCCTGGACTATGGCTATAACACGTCCAGCGGCGTCATCACCGGTACCGGCGGCAACCCCACTCTGCGCCCCTATCGCGCCTGGGCCGCGGACCTCAACTTCGAGAAATATTTCGGCACCAAGGGGTATCTGGGCGTCCAGTTGTTCGCCAAGAAGCTGCAAAGCTATGTCTATCGGGAGACGGCCGCGTTCGACTATACCGGCCTGCCCATCACCCTGCCGCCGGGCGTCACCGATCCCGAAGGCACGCTGACCCGCCCGGTCAATGGCAAGGGCGGCAAGCTCTATGGCTTTGAACTGGCCGGCACCGTGCCGTTCGAAGTGGTGACGCCAGCGCTGGACGGTTTCGGCCTGACGGGCGGCCTTGGCTATACCAAGACCAGCATCAAGCCGGGCGTCGGCGCATCGTCCGAAGATCTGCCCGATTATTCGCGCTGGGTCGCGAACGGCACGCTGTTCTTCGAGAAGTGGGGCTTCTCCGCCCGTGGTTCGGTCCGCTATCGCTCCTCCTTCGTCGGCCAGTTCGTGGGCTTTGGCGGTGAGCGCGAACTGCGCCGGGCGCTTTCGGAAACCATCGTCGACGGACAGGTCGGCTATGATTTCCAGAAGGGCAGCGCGCTGGAAGGGTTGTCGCTGTTCCTGCAAGGCCAGAATCTGACCGACGAACCGTTCGTGTCGGTGGATACCGGTGCGTCGATCCAGATCCGCAACTACCAGACCTATGGCCGCCGCTTCATGGCGGGCTTCAACTACCGCTTCTGA
- the katG gene encoding catalase/peroxidase HPI: MDAKTTDPVGCPMKDPAAMRTLLGRTNHDWWPNQLSLDILQQNGLSGNPMDKDFDYAAAFKSIDYDALKADLTALMTDSQPWWPADYGHYGPFFIRMAWHSAGTYRTGDGRGGASSGSQRFAPLNSWPDNGNLDKARRLLWPIKQKYGRKLSWADLMILAGNVAIESMGGPVFGFGGGRADVFEPEKDIYWGTEEQWVGQEGNETRIQPDKDMTLESPLAAIQMGLIYVNPEGPGGNPDALQSARDIRETFERMGMNDEETAALTAGGHTFGKAHGAGDASLVGAEPEGADIVQQGLGWLSSHESGMGDHAITSGIEGAWTPTPTTWDMSYFDMLLDHDYELVRSPAGAKQWQPVGNPAETLAPKAHTPGVKVPTMMTTADMAMKVDPDYRKIMDRFRADPDYFADTFARAWFKLCHRDMGPKARYLGPEVPAEDLIWQDPIPTASGAAAIDVAALKSRVAASGLSVADLVKTAWASAVTYRGSDHRGGANGGRLRLAPQKDWAVNEPAELARVLAVYEGIARDSGASVADLIVLGGGVGIEQAAKAAGHDVTVPFTPGRTDASQEQTDVDGFAVLEPKADGFRNYLQVRFNVPTEELLVDRAQLLGLSAPEMTVLVGGLRVLGANHGGSPHGLFTTRVGQLTNDFFVNLLDMKTAWKRVDGEADETFVGSDRASGEKKWTATRTDLAFGSNSQLRALSEVYAASDAGEKFVRDFVAAWAKVMNADRFDLA; encoded by the coding sequence ATGGACGCCAAGACCACCGATCCAGTGGGCTGCCCAATGAAAGACCCGGCCGCGATGCGAACCCTGCTGGGCCGGACCAATCACGACTGGTGGCCCAATCAGTTGTCGCTCGACATTCTCCAGCAGAATGGCCTGTCGGGCAACCCGATGGACAAGGATTTCGACTATGCCGCCGCGTTCAAGTCCATCGACTATGACGCGCTGAAGGCAGACCTGACCGCGCTGATGACCGACAGCCAGCCCTGGTGGCCGGCGGATTATGGTCATTATGGTCCTTTCTTCATCCGCATGGCCTGGCACAGCGCCGGCACCTATCGCACCGGCGACGGACGTGGCGGCGCATCCTCCGGCTCGCAGCGCTTCGCTCCGCTCAACAGTTGGCCGGATAATGGCAATCTGGACAAGGCGCGCCGGCTGCTGTGGCCGATCAAGCAGAAATATGGACGTAAACTGAGCTGGGCGGACCTGATGATCCTTGCCGGCAATGTCGCGATCGAATCGATGGGTGGCCCGGTGTTCGGCTTTGGCGGCGGCCGCGCCGACGTGTTCGAGCCGGAAAAGGACATTTACTGGGGCACGGAGGAACAATGGGTCGGCCAGGAAGGCAATGAAACCCGCATCCAGCCCGACAAGGACATGACGCTGGAAAGCCCGCTGGCCGCAATCCAGATGGGTCTGATCTACGTCAATCCCGAAGGACCGGGCGGCAATCCCGACGCGCTTCAGTCGGCCCGCGACATTCGCGAGACATTCGAACGGATGGGCATGAATGACGAGGAGACGGCGGCGCTGACGGCGGGCGGACATACGTTCGGCAAGGCGCATGGTGCGGGCGACGCATCGCTGGTCGGCGCGGAACCCGAAGGCGCGGACATCGTGCAACAGGGGCTGGGCTGGCTGAGTAGCCATGAAAGCGGCATGGGCGATCATGCGATTACCAGCGGCATCGAAGGCGCGTGGACACCCACGCCCACGACCTGGGACATGAGCTATTTCGACATGCTGCTGGACCATGACTATGAACTGGTGCGCAGCCCGGCGGGGGCGAAGCAATGGCAGCCGGTCGGCAACCCGGCGGAGACGCTGGCGCCCAAGGCGCATACGCCGGGCGTCAAGGTGCCGACAATGATGACCACGGCCGACATGGCGATGAAGGTCGACCCCGATTACCGCAAGATCATGGACCGTTTCCGGGCCGACCCGGACTATTTCGCCGACACCTTCGCCCGCGCATGGTTCAAGCTGTGCCATCGCGACATGGGTCCGAAGGCGCGGTATCTGGGACCGGAAGTGCCGGCGGAAGACCTGATCTGGCAAGATCCGATCCCGACGGCCAGCGGCGCGGCGGCGATCGATGTCGCCGCGCTCAAGAGCAGGGTCGCCGCATCCGGCCTGTCGGTGGCCGATCTGGTCAAAACCGCCTGGGCGTCCGCCGTCACCTATCGCGGCTCCGACCATCGCGGCGGCGCCAATGGCGGACGACTGCGGCTCGCTCCCCAGAAAGACTGGGCGGTGAACGAGCCGGCCGAACTGGCACGGGTGCTGGCGGTCTATGAAGGCATCGCCCGCGACAGCGGTGCGTCGGTCGCCGACCTCATCGTGCTGGGTGGCGGCGTCGGCATCGAACAGGCGGCGAAGGCGGCGGGCCATGACGTGACCGTGCCTTTCACGCCGGGTCGCACCGACGCGTCGCAGGAGCAGACCGATGTCGACGGTTTCGCTGTGCTGGAGCCGAAGGCGGATGGCTTCCGCAATTATCTTCAGGTGCGGTTCAACGTGCCGACTGAAGAGTTGCTGGTTGACCGGGCGCAATTGCTGGGCCTGTCGGCGCCGGAAATGACGGTGCTGGTCGGCGGGCTGCGCGTGCTGGGCGCCAATCATGGCGGATCGCCACACGGCCTATTCACGACCCGCGTGGGGCAGTTGACCAACGACTTTTTCGTCAACCTGCTCGACATGAAAACGGCCTGGAAACGAGTGGATGGCGAAGCGGACGAAACGTTCGTCGGTTCCGACCGGGCCAGCGGCGAGAAGAAATGGACCGCGACCCGCACCGACCTGGCCTTTGGCTCCAATTCTCAACTGCGCGCACTGTCCGAAGTCTATGCCGCGTCGGATGCGGGCGAGAAGTTCGTGCGCGATTTCGTGGCGGCCTGGGCCAAGGTGATGAACGCGGATCGGTTCGATCTCGCCTGA
- a CDS encoding alpha-amylase family glycosyl hydrolase, whose amino-acid sequence MTLATTSTDQPWWKGAVIYQIYPRSFNDSNHDGIGDLNGITARLEYIARLGADAIWISPFFTSPMRDFGYDIADYCNVDPIFGSLTDFDALVARAHVLGLKVTIDQVYAHTSDLHDWFAQSRASRTSDKADWFVWVDPKADGTPPNNWQSVFGGPAWTWDARRGQYYMHQFLSSQPQLNLHNPAVQDALLDAMRFWLDRGVDGFRLDALNHSMHDPQLRNNPPAPDTGKPRTRSFDYQIKTYSQSHPGVVDFIKRIRTLCDEYGTIFTVAEVGGDLSETEMKAYTAGESHLNSAYGFNFLYADKLTPALVAETVERWPDEPGLGWPSWAFENHDAPRALSRWCKAGDRPAFGRLKAMLLVALRGNAILYQGEELGITQVDIPFERLQDPEAIANWPLTLSRDGARTPLPWEVDAAQAGFSSVEPWLPLGDENVPRAVNAQEADAESLLHHTRAMLALRKANPALRHGSLEMLIADEQRLLFRRKANGQSLLCLFNLSDQMAAWPQDVSATNRVLAAVNGAAPGALPPFGALMIEE is encoded by the coding sequence ATGACGCTTGCGACGACATCGACCGATCAGCCCTGGTGGAAGGGGGCCGTGATCTATCAAATCTATCCGCGCAGCTTCAACGACAGCAATCATGATGGCATCGGCGATCTGAATGGCATCACCGCACGGCTGGAATATATTGCCCGGTTGGGCGCGGATGCGATCTGGATTTCGCCTTTCTTCACATCGCCCATGCGCGATTTCGGTTATGATATCGCCGACTATTGCAACGTCGATCCGATCTTTGGCTCGCTGACGGATTTCGATGCATTGGTCGCCCGCGCGCATGTTCTGGGCCTCAAGGTCACGATCGATCAGGTTTATGCCCACACGTCCGATCTGCACGACTGGTTCGCGCAGAGCCGCGCCAGCCGGACAAGCGACAAGGCCGACTGGTTCGTCTGGGTCGATCCCAAAGCGGACGGCACGCCGCCCAACAACTGGCAGTCGGTGTTCGGTGGCCCGGCCTGGACCTGGGATGCGCGCCGCGGCCAATATTATATGCACCAGTTTCTGAGCAGCCAGCCGCAGCTCAACCTCCACAACCCTGCCGTGCAGGATGCGTTGCTGGACGCGATGCGCTTCTGGCTCGACCGGGGCGTGGACGGCTTCCGCCTCGATGCACTCAACCATTCGATGCACGATCCGCAATTGCGCAACAATCCGCCGGCACCCGACACCGGCAAGCCCCGCACCAGATCCTTCGACTATCAGATCAAGACATATAGCCAGTCGCACCCCGGCGTGGTCGATTTCATCAAGCGCATCCGCACGCTGTGCGATGAATATGGCACGATCTTCACCGTCGCGGAGGTCGGCGGCGACCTGTCCGAAACAGAGATGAAAGCCTATACGGCGGGCGAGAGCCATCTCAACAGCGCCTATGGCTTCAACTTCCTTTATGCCGACAAGCTGACGCCCGCGCTGGTGGCGGAGACGGTCGAGCGCTGGCCGGATGAGCCGGGGCTTGGCTGGCCAAGCTGGGCGTTCGAGAATCACGACGCCCCCCGCGCCCTGTCGCGCTGGTGCAAGGCCGGGGATCGCCCTGCCTTCGGACGGCTGAAAGCGATGCTGCTGGTCGCATTGCGCGGTAACGCCATCCTCTATCAGGGCGAGGAACTGGGCATCACCCAGGTCGACATTCCCTTTGAACGGCTGCAAGATCCCGAAGCGATCGCCAACTGGCCGCTGACCCTGTCGCGCGACGGCGCGCGCACGCCCCTACCATGGGAGGTGGACGCGGCGCAGGCGGGCTTTTCCAGCGTCGAACCCTGGCTGCCGCTCGGTGACGAAAACGTGCCGCGCGCGGTCAATGCGCAGGAGGCGGACGCAGAGTCCCTGCTCCATCACACCCGCGCGATGCTGGCGCTGCGCAAGGCCAATCCGGCGCTGCGCCATGGCAGTCTGGAAATGCTGATCGCGGACGAACAGCGGCTCCTCTTCCGACGCAAGGCGAATGGCCAGTCGCTGCTGTGCCTGTTCAACCTGTCGGATCAAATGGCCGCGTGGCCACAAGATGTTTCCGCCACCAATCGGGTGCTGGCCGCTGTCAATGGCGCGGCACCCGGCGCCCTGCCGCCCTTCGGCGCGCTGATGATCGAAGAATAA
- a CDS encoding alpha-amylase family glycosyl hydrolase, with amino-acid sequence MGRTATKLLVTAAGMAAVLIGATGAQADTLSDLRARTPEQEIVYFVLPDRFANGDPKNDHGGLKGGPLQTGYDPASRAFYHGGDIRGLTAKLDYIQGLGASAIWLAPIFRNKPVQGASGQESAGYHGYWVTDFTTVDPHFGTNADFRALVDAAHARGMKVYMDIIANHTADVIQYKESPTSAAPYRSKADYPWSRRGGPSGQSINAGFAGDRDGGAANWAKLTDPSFAYTPVVPRGEETVKVPAWLNDPIYYHNRGDTDWKGESSQYGDFVGLDDLATEDPRVVAGFIDIYKGWIDRFGIDGYRIDTARHVNAEFWRTFIPAIRAHAAAKGIPNFHIFGEVATGDYDPALLASWTRNAAFPAVLDFAFMRAAVDAASGKTGTETLARLVEDDALYEGGKAAALQLPTFLGNHDAGRFAWFLRQAKPDMSAQEELARDILGHAMLLTLRGVPTVYYGDEQGFAGTGNDQQARQDMFASRVVDYNADRLVGTSATTATDNFRTDHPLYREIAKLAKIRRDTPALSRGATLLRASSDKPGLFAVSRIDPATGREVLVAFNTSAAPLSGKIAVDPASGGFTSLAGACPAAPQAPGSLALSLPAFGYAVCAAHP; translated from the coding sequence ATGGGACGAACGGCCACGAAATTGCTCGTGACGGCCGCCGGGATGGCTGCGGTCCTGATCGGCGCAACCGGCGCGCAGGCGGATACGCTCTCCGATCTACGTGCGCGCACCCCGGAACAGGAAATCGTCTATTTCGTCCTGCCCGATCGCTTCGCCAATGGCGACCCGAAGAACGACCATGGCGGCCTGAAGGGCGGCCCGCTCCAGACCGGCTATGACCCGGCTTCGCGCGCCTTCTACCATGGTGGCGACATCAGGGGGCTGACCGCAAAGCTCGACTATATTCAGGGGCTGGGCGCGTCCGCCATCTGGCTGGCCCCAATCTTCAGGAACAAACCGGTCCAGGGCGCCAGTGGGCAGGAAAGCGCAGGCTATCACGGCTATTGGGTGACGGACTTCACCACGGTCGACCCCCATTTCGGCACCAATGCCGATTTCAGGGCGCTGGTCGACGCCGCCCATGCCCGTGGCATGAAAGTCTATATGGACATCATCGCCAACCATACGGCCGATGTGATCCAGTATAAGGAAAGCCCGACCAGTGCAGCGCCCTATCGCAGCAAGGCCGACTATCCCTGGTCGCGCCGGGGCGGCCCTTCGGGTCAATCAATCAACGCCGGATTCGCCGGTGATCGCGACGGTGGCGCGGCCAACTGGGCGAAGCTGACCGATCCGTCCTTCGCCTACACGCCCGTCGTGCCAAGAGGCGAAGAGACGGTGAAAGTACCCGCCTGGCTCAACGACCCCATCTATTATCACAATCGCGGCGATACCGACTGGAAAGGGGAAAGTTCGCAATATGGCGATTTCGTCGGCCTGGATGATCTCGCCACCGAAGATCCGCGCGTGGTCGCCGGCTTCATCGATATCTACAAGGGCTGGATCGACCGTTTCGGCATCGACGGCTATCGTATCGACACCGCCCGCCATGTGAATGCCGAATTCTGGCGCACCTTCATCCCCGCCATCCGCGCCCATGCGGCGGCGAAGGGTATCCCCAATTTCCATATCTTCGGTGAGGTCGCGACCGGCGACTATGACCCGGCGCTACTGGCAAGCTGGACGCGCAACGCGGCTTTCCCTGCCGTGCTGGACTTCGCCTTCATGCGCGCCGCCGTCGATGCGGCCAGCGGCAAGACCGGCACCGAGACGCTTGCGCGTCTTGTCGAGGATGACGCCCTCTATGAAGGGGGCAAGGCGGCGGCGCTGCAATTGCCGACTTTCCTGGGCAATCATGATGCTGGCCGCTTCGCATGGTTCCTGCGGCAGGCAAAGCCGGACATGAGCGCGCAGGAGGAACTGGCCCGCGATATATTGGGCCATGCGATGCTACTGACGCTGCGCGGCGTGCCCACCGTCTATTATGGCGACGAACAGGGCTTTGCCGGCACCGGCAACGACCAGCAGGCGCGACAGGACATGTTCGCATCCAGGGTGGTGGACTATAATGCCGACCGGCTTGTCGGCACGAGTGCGACCACAGCGACGGATAATTTCCGTACCGACCATCCGCTCTACCGCGAGATAGCGAAGCTGGCGAAAATCCGTCGCGATACGCCCGCCTTGTCGCGCGGCGCAACATTGCTACGCGCCAGTTCGGACAAGCCCGGTCTGTTCGCGGTGTCCCGCATCGATCCCGCTACCGGCCGTGAAGTGCTGGTCGCCTTCAACACATCGGCCGCTCCGCTGTCGGGCAAGATCGCGGTCGATCCGGCCAGTGGCGGCTTCACGTCGCTGGCCGGCGCCTGCCCGGCCGCTCCCCAAGCGCCGGGCAGCCTTGCCCTCTCCCTCCCCGCCTTCGGCTATGCCGTCTGCGCCGCCCACCCCTAA
- a CDS encoding glycoside hydrolase family 97 protein, which produces MLNHKLRACALTLPFALMTPAFAQEARPSVTAASPDGSIILTVSTDNDSRPTWSLSRKGKLLIAPSKLGFILTDGLNMVRGFSIAGSDKDEGNDRWEQPWGERRFVTDRYKEVTVRFRQSDVQGARLMNVHFRLFDDGVGFRYELPEQPGLKTMKIADETTEFDIAPKGTAWWIPGGEWNRYEQVYQKTPIDAVSTAHTPITMRLDDGTHLSFHEAALVDYAAYWLKRASGQTFRTTLSPSSQGARVIRDLPFNTPWRSIRIADSAAGLVENDLELNLNEPNKLGDVSWFQPAKYIGIWWGMIRGDWSWAEGPKHGATTARTKQYIDFAAKHGFRGVLVEGWDKGWNGDWFGHGDAFSYTQSTPDFDLPGLAAYGKKKGVHLIGHHETGGNIANYEAQLDDAMKLYGGLGVDVVKTGYVADMGGIIAPGDTPGTTRMEYHDGQRMAQHHLRVVETAAKYHVAVNAHEPIKDTGLRRTYPNWVGREGARGMEYNAWGSFANGPDHEPTLVYTRMLSGPMDFTPGVLSLEGAEHVPLASTLAKQLGLYLALYSPIQMAADFVENLAKYPKELDFISKVPADWNESHLIAGEVGDYAIFARKDRNSENWYVGGVNDATARTVTLNFDYLEPGKSYTATIYKDGEGATYLTDARHRIAYETRTVRKGDRYDLWLAPGGGAAMRLVAGK; this is translated from the coding sequence ATGCTGAACCATAAGCTGCGCGCCTGCGCGCTGACCCTGCCGTTCGCCCTGATGACGCCCGCCTTCGCGCAGGAAGCCAGACCATCCGTCACCGCCGCTTCGCCCGACGGATCGATCATCCTGACAGTTTCGACCGACAATGACAGCCGCCCTACCTGGTCGCTATCGCGCAAGGGCAAGCTGCTGATCGCGCCGTCCAAGCTGGGCTTCATCCTGACCGACGGCCTCAACATGGTGCGCGGCTTTTCGATCGCCGGATCGGACAAGGACGAGGGCAATGACCGCTGGGAACAGCCCTGGGGCGAACGCCGCTTTGTCACCGACCGCTATAAGGAAGTGACGGTCCGCTTCCGCCAGTCCGACGTGCAGGGCGCACGGCTGATGAACGTGCATTTTCGCCTGTTCGATGACGGCGTCGGCTTCCGTTACGAACTGCCCGAACAGCCGGGCCTCAAGACGATGAAGATCGCCGACGAGACGACCGAGTTCGACATCGCACCCAAGGGGACGGCCTGGTGGATTCCGGGCGGAGAATGGAACCGATACGAACAGGTCTACCAAAAGACGCCGATCGACGCCGTGTCGACTGCCCATACCCCCATCACCATGCGGCTGGACGATGGCACGCATCTGAGCTTCCATGAAGCCGCGCTGGTCGATTATGCGGCCTATTGGCTGAAGCGCGCATCGGGCCAGACCTTCCGCACCACCCTTTCCCCTTCGTCGCAGGGCGCACGGGTGATCCGCGACCTGCCGTTCAACACGCCCTGGCGCTCCATCCGCATCGCCGACAGTGCGGCGGGCCTGGTCGAGAATGATCTGGAGCTGAACCTTAACGAACCCAACAAGCTGGGCGACGTAAGCTGGTTCCAGCCCGCCAAATATATCGGCATCTGGTGGGGCATGATCCGGGGCGACTGGAGCTGGGCCGAAGGGCCGAAACATGGCGCCACCACCGCCCGCACCAAGCAATATATCGATTTCGCGGCCAAACATGGCTTCCGTGGCGTGCTGGTCGAAGGCTGGGACAAGGGTTGGAATGGCGACTGGTTCGGCCATGGCGACGCGTTCAGCTACACCCAGTCGACGCCGGATTTCGACCTGCCGGGCCTTGCCGCCTATGGGAAGAAAAAGGGCGTCCACCTGATCGGTCATCATGAGACCGGCGGCAATATCGCCAATTATGAGGCGCAACTGGACGACGCGATGAAGCTTTATGGGGGGCTTGGCGTCGATGTCGTCAAGACCGGCTATGTCGCCGATATGGGCGGGATCATCGCGCCGGGCGACACGCCGGGAACCACCCGCATGGAATATCATGACGGCCAGCGCATGGCACAGCATCATTTGCGCGTCGTGGAGACGGCCGCCAAATATCATGTCGCGGTCAATGCCCATGAACCGATCAAGGATACCGGCCTGCGCCGCACCTACCCCAACTGGGTCGGGCGCGAAGGCGCGCGCGGTATGGAATATAATGCCTGGGGCAGCTTCGCCAACGGACCGGACCATGAACCAACACTGGTCTACACCCGGATGCTGTCCGGCCCGATGGATTTCACGCCCGGCGTCCTGAGCCTGGAAGGCGCGGAGCATGTGCCGCTGGCTTCCACGCTGGCCAAGCAGCTCGGCCTCTATCTCGCTCTCTATTCGCCGATCCAGATGGCGGCGGATTTCGTCGAAAATCTCGCCAAATATCCCAAGGAGCTGGACTTCATTTCCAAGGTGCCGGCCGACTGGAACGAAAGCCATCTGATCGCGGGCGAGGTCGGCGACTATGCGATCTTCGCGCGCAAGGACCGCAACAGCGAGAATTGGTATGTCGGCGGCGTCAATGACGCGACCGCGCGGACAGTGACGCTGAACTTCGACTATCTGGAGCCGGGCAAGAGCTATACCGCCACCATCTACAAGGATGGCGAAGGCGCGACCTATCTGACCGATGCCCGTCACAGGATCGCCTATGAAACACGCACAGTCCGCAAGGGCGATCGCTATGACCTGTGGCTGGCGCCCGGCGGCGGTGCGGCGATGCGACTGGTTGCAGGCAAATAA